GAATTTTTTTAGGGAGTACAAACCTAAGCTAGATCATAAGAATCCAAAATAGGCATCATTTGGGCTAGAGCCTCTTCCAGCTAACATATTCTATGCAATCGAGAAGCAAGAGATACTAATTTGCCTGTTACTCTATCGGCACATCTTCTGACCAGAATGAGTGTATTTGGGAGTCTGTCTGCATGAGATTATTGCAATCCTGATCAGACAACCAAAGTAAGAATCATGAAACATTTTCTCAATGCATGAAAAACATCATGCATGACTGCCTGTTTCAAACACTACACGAGAACTTATGTCAGATTTTTTCATTAAGTTATTAGAATAAGCTAAAAAAGGTTTGTGGGagttataaattgtttttatatgcTCAAGTAAACTCTGGATAGGTTTTTCCGAATATCTCCCCACGTAAGTCTGTCTAGGAACATTAGCCAGCTTGTTGTGCCACTTGTAAGACAACTGCTTTGTTTATTTCAATTgtcaaaatcttttcttttgagGTCTAATTATTCTCTACAATCTTGAAGAACATAAATCATAATGTTGGCTGTTACGTCTGTTGTAATGCCGCATGCGCACTTGGTTGGGATTTTTCTGTCATTGATCTTCATGAAACATTATCAATTTGATTTTTGGGTCATTTTTCTGTCTCCCCTTCCCTGTGAAATTCCATGTTCCGACATTATTATTGCCTTGGAACTTTATTGGTATATGACGCGGAAAAATTCTGGCAGGGTTTATGACCAAATGCCTGAACCTAGATGGGTCATTTCAATGGGAAGTTGTGCTAACGGTGGAGGATATTACCACTACTCTTACTCAGTGGTTCGGGGGTGTGACAGGATTGTTCCTGTTGACATATATGTTCCAGGCTGTCCTCCAACTGCTGAGGCTTTGCTGTATGGACTCCTCCAGCTGCAGAAAAAGATCAATAGGCGCAAAGATTTCCTCCATTGGTGGACAAAGTAAGGTCGACTAAGCTTATTTCTTGGCAGCCAAACTATTTTACAATAAGCAAATTCATGGTATTGTATTACCTTGCTAAGAAGTGCCCATGTTAGATGGAGATTGTGTCGATACATTACCTTATCACAGTTTCTGAATGTTCTATCTGCTCTTTTTATAGGGGCTTCATTCCCCTTAAGTTTTTTTATCTGTTAATGCTTCATTTGTGTACCCGGGAGTAAACTATATGTGAAAAACTCATGTTTGGTTTGTAAGTTACGGTTTTTACGTTGGACCAATTCCCCTCTCCAATGGTTCCTCATGGTGTTCCTATAAATAACTTTCATCCCTAACTTGTATCTGCCACACTCTCTTTCCTCAAAGCTTTGACTTGTAGTtctcatttctatttttctctataatttTCAAAGAATGGATATGCTTTTTTATATAGGATTTGTCAGAGGAAACTTCTTTCTAAATCAACAATGATTTATTTAATGGATTATTTGTGGCTTATAGTCGATTTAGCATAAATGTTAAGGGTTTTTTCAGAGACATAAtcattgtaaaatatttaagataaaattgatcatataaaaatatttcattaatatttgtaattatttatgttttaaaaattatatttttagtatttacgtcaatttataattatttatgttttaacatAAACAAAGACATGGTATATTGTAttgcttatttttattaatatttatatttatatactaaaatgactcgttaaaataaaaaaaaataaaacaaataattgataATACATAATACacttcctttttcattttttttttacatttgtcTTTAATCCAACATAattttgctttcattttttttaatacaatcatttaaatgttaataaaatacatgtttttgTGATGCCACCATTACTTATTTGGTTCAGTGAAGGAAAATGAAACTAGAAATGGCACGATAAAAGATAGgtagaataagaaaaaagaatgttaaaataaatccttctttcttaatttttttaaaaattatttatttaaaatcaccatttttaagtttaaatactTTCGCTTATAAATTAACCAaactttgaaagaaaaatagtgaaataaatcaaataaacgtgcataatttaacttatttttaatcctttattatatattttaagttttatttattattttaaaaaataatatcaatcgaaaccatttttttattggagtgttttgtttaaaatttaaaagtatttaacaGTATATCATTCCTTCTCAACATAATAAACtctaaaaattagaaaatacgCGTGAGCCTCGTTATTATTCACACTGTCCTGAGCTTTTTTTCAACAAACTTTAAACTacaataaatagtttttttaagcGTGTTATAGTTTCTGTTTTACACTTCCAACTAAATTAGTATTTTACCGCGCGAattccataaaataaatatttttaaaactatataaaataatattaatttacaatACATTAAAGctaaacattataataaataattattttcgaatatttgaattatattttacatttacaaTTAACTCCTGAAGttataatataaacttattttatgtttatgataAAAACTGCTGAATCTCATAAcacaaacatatttttataaaaaagaaaccatACTTTgagtaaattgattttttaaaatagttttgaaagtaaagtgtaaagtgaaattatatataaaaaagaaagaaaatgttaaaaatgcCTAATCGAAGGAGcgaaataatgaataataaatatactaaaattacgtgaaaataaaatttttctttaaatatagtTTCTTCTTAAAAGCATGACGTAAAAAGACATCTTGTGATTTTGGTTGCATAAACGAAGCAAAATATCTCGCTCTCTCCTACAGAGGTAACGCGAGTGACTAGGGTTTGTGCCAATGGCGGAAGAAGCACAGTATTCATCGGGAACGGAGTCGGCATCCCTCAAGCGCAAGTACGAAGACCAATCCTCCGACAGACCCACCGGATTCTCTGCGGGTCCCGCCACCGGCATCGAGCTCGCCAAGCAGCGTGCTCAAGAAGTCGCCGCTCGCCTCCTCAGTGTCACTCCTCCTCCTCCGCTCGACGCCAAGCGTCCCAAACCCGATAACGGTGCTCCTTCCTCCGGTTTCGATTCTTACGGTAACTAACGATTCCTCTCTGCTCCGCTCTTCTCGTTTATGTTAGGGTTTTATGAACTATGATTTCCGGGAACGTAGATGCGAAGCCTCAGTACTCGGCCGTTCCCCCCGTCTCCTACAGTCACCAAGGAACGAGCAAGAAGATTGATATCCCTAACGGCAGGGTTGGTGTGATAATTGGCAAAGGTGGAGAGACCATTAAGTATCTCCAGTTGCAGTCTGGTGCCAAAATTCAAGTTACTCGCGATATGGACGCCGACCCTAATTCTACTACCAGGACCGTTGAGCTTATGGGCACTCCCGAGGCAATCGCTTCTGCAGAGAAACTCATTAATGAAGTTCTTGCCGAGGTTAAACACATTTTAtgcttctcatttttttttttctgtcaatCATGGATGGATTAGATTTCGTTTATCACCGATTTTGATGTTACGATAATCTTACCAAGGAGAACTGTTTCCTAGTGAACTgcttaaatgtttaattattgcAATATATATGgttataactatttttgtaCCAGGCTGAATCTGGAGGTTCTGGCATTGTTGCTCGAAGACTGACCGGACAAGCTGGGTCGGATGAATTTGTCATGAGAATTCCGAATAATAAGGTGTGAAAGGGAGATTTAAGTGTATGCTTTGTACAATGTCATGAGTGTTTCCCTTGTTCAGACTtgcggtttttttttttttgtctgtttgGGTTGATATGTTTATTGTGTGCATCGTCAGGTTGGCCTTATAATTGGCAAAGGTGGAGAAACCATAAAGAATATGCAAGCTTCTACTGGTGCACGGATTCAGGTTTTTACTTATAAGTGATATATAGAACAATGTTCTCTTATTTGTGCATTGGATATCCGTGATTTGCTGTTATGGTATTTTTACCGTTGCTTTGTCGttgataataatttgaaaagagATTGTATTAACTGCCAACTCCCATGACTAGGAAATTTCTATCTGGAGTTCTTTGTGACTAatgttcataattattttttcaggTGATACCTCTGCATCTTCCTCCAGGTGACACATCAACTGAAAGAACATTGAAAATTGATGGGACACCTGAGCAAATTGAGTCTGCAAAGGAGTTGGTTAATCAAATCATCAGTGGCGAGGTATGTTTATGGTGCTTCTTTTTGCCACATTTGGCCTAGGCATATCTGTCTGGTTATGCCAAGTCTCGTCTAGtgtttaaaattgttgtttttctacTTGGTTTTTCACTCTGTATGTTGCACAGTCTACTTATCTTATAGACCGATTGATAAAAATAGGTTAATGTACGTAGCTTTATGCGATTGTTAGATGAATACTCCGTGCTTCTGATTGCCTGTTGGATCTTTCTATATTTatggtattaaaatataaaactagatCTGATTCACCCTGTAACATGATACATGATTTTGCAGTACTCTTTGATTTGTTCCTTTGCAGGGAAAAATTGTTTTGGTAAATCATGTGATGCTTTTTACTATAGTTTGcataaatgagttttatttttttcatattaattaattcattgatcttattaatgatatattataacACTGATCATTATTACTTAGCATTGTATATCATTGATGGTTTTGATCTCGACTGAAGCAGCTTTTAGCTGTATGGCAATTATTAGTTAACTTGATGCGTATTCTGGACGCTTTGATATCTCTTCTAAAGCAGCTTAGTTCATAGTGTATGTTTTTAGAAGTAGTATGTTTCGAGAGCCTAATGTGCCTTTCACAAGTGATTTTTATTATATGGTACTTAAACATTGATACGACCTCTGTTACCTATTGTATTGTTCTCAAAAGAAAATCagtatataatttcatattgtgCAACTGTTTCAAGACTTTTACAAAGTAATACTCAAAGGTAGAAAATAAACTAAACCTCTAGTGGCTGTTACGATGTTCTTTCTTTTAATCTCCAACTCTCATCAATGTAATTTATTCAGCTCGCCAGGTGGAAATATGGTTAGGGAGACCGTTCACTGCTATAGCCATAGTTTATTAGCTGTAATGTTAACGACTGTATGGTATCCTGTTCTATGAACAGTCTTTATATACTGGCAATATGCACCTTTCTTTATGTTTAGTCTCGGATTAGGTGATGGTCATTAACTTTCAGGATCTTCTAATTCTGGCTTGTCAACTGGTTTTTACGTTTGTGTATGTGCACTCTGCTCTGTATAATTAGCTAACACTTCTTGGCCATTATCTTTTATCCATCCACAAACTAAGCAATAATTGAGATTTGGACTTTCAGTTTTCTTGACCAAGATACCATACTTTTTTACATAGACCGTTTTTTAACTGTGGTGAAGTTTTTCACCTAGCCCTGTGCTTTCGTCTTACATTGTTTTTGTTGGTTTAGATTCCTGGGGGTGGTGAAGGCTACtgttattatgaatatttttggGTCCTGATGGATACTCATTGAGATTATAGCCTTCCGACATTGGaatatgattattaattgtGTATCCTATGACTGATAATGTTATTGGGACTGTTGTAGGGTTAGTGTCTATTGGACTATTGGTGACACCAACATGAATCCCTTTGTTGGTGTTCCCTCAGCGTGCCCTGGTATGGTTCTAAATCTCAGATATTTATTATCAAGGGCAGTAAGTCTCCTACTATATTATTTGACTATGGTGTCATTATTAGACTGAATATTGGATtgtgttgaaaaggtttcaACTTGGTCACTTGTGCTTTTCAGTTCATATCTCAACAAGAACCTTTATGTACTTGGAATAGTATTTTATCCTCGGATCTTATACATGACTTTCATTTGGCATCAGTAACCTGAAAGTTGCCTACCGTGCAactctttaattattttccCCTACTATTATTCTTCTCCAGCTTTAAATAGTAGTTTTCTGAACTAACCAGTTATCTTCAAGATTTCTGTTAAGATTTATCTGTTGTACATTTTGTACCACTTCTATTCAGCCTCATCgttccattatttttctttttcttattcgttttccatgaaaataatatttaattttaacttttaattccCTAGGTTGAACTATTAGATTGGGTTGTACAAAGGTTGAGAGTATGTATATGGGAGCGCAGAAAGTTGTCTCAACAGtctatatatttgaatttagagTTACGCCTTCATCTTAATATACAGTGAAATACTCTTTCAATTAACCTGAATACGAATGATATATTCTATATTGTATGTGTAACAATTGGATTAAGATCTTGCATATTTTGAGATACTATATGATGGATTGCCCTTTCGAGGCAATAAATATTGAATGCTTGTTTGCTTCTATGGTCTGTGCTTTCTTTTGTACCCATCCAACTCGAATAGGGAAAGGGTGTGCTTCTGCTGGAGTAACTCAGTTTTATCACGAACCAGTACGGTATGTAGGTATTCATATCCCTTTCTGATCATGTATGCAACCTGTTAATGCAAGATAAAAAACCCTTTATATCGtatttattatatgttgatTTTTGCATTTGTAAGTTTAACCTGTGTACGTGTGCATATGTTGCTTTCTGTACTTGTCCGATGTGGAAACTTGGGTGAATTCACTTTTCATATTTGGTTTCAATTTGTCTGCACAGAATCGTCTTAGAAATCCTGCAATGTCTGGTGGTTATCCTCAGCAAGGTTACCAATCTCGTCCACCCTCTAACTGGGCTCCCCCTGCTCCAATGCAGCAGCCTGGTTATGGTTATATGCAGCCTGGTGGATATTCTGGTCCATCACCTCAGTATAATATGCCTCAACCACCATATGCGGGCTATCCTCCTCAACAACCAGGTGGATATTCCACTAGCTGGGACCAGTCTTCTGCACCACCTCACCAACAGTCTACTCATGCTGGCGGCTATGATTACTATAGTCAACAGCCACAGCAACCGCAAAATCCTGGAGGGCCAGCACCTCCAGGGGATAGCTCTGCATACAGTTACAGTCAACCACCTTCATCTGGTTATAGCCAACCGGGACAGGGTTATTCTCAGGACAGCTATAATGCATACAATGCACAGTCTCAATCAGGGTATGGACAGCCACAAACATATGATCAGCAGCAAGGCTATGGCTCAGCTACTACTGGCTATGGTAGTGGGAATAACCAAGCGCAAGAGGGCCACACTGCAAGCTATGCATCGCAGGGAGATTCAGGCCCAGCTCCATCTACCCAACCGACCACACAACAAGGTTATCCTACCAGCCAACAGCCCAGCTCAAACACTGCCAACTACCCAGCTCAGGGAACTCCTCAGTCAGGTTATGGGGTTCCCCCGACCTCCCAAGCTGCTTATGGAAGTCAACCACAGCCAGGTTACGGACCTGGTTATGGAGCCCCTCAATCTCAGAAACCAAGTGGCAATCCTCCTGTTTATGGACAGTCGCAGTCACCCGGTGCGGTGGGAGGCTATGGTCAGTCAGCATATCCTGCTCAGCCTCCACCTTCCGGTTATACTCAACCCCAAGCAGAAACGGGTGCTCAGAGAGCACCTCCATCGGGCTATGGTGCAGGGCAACCAGGTTATGGTTCTCAAACATATGGTGCAGCTCAGGGTGGCCAGCCTGCTTATGGTCAGGTACCACCTCCTTACAGCAACAGTTCTTATGGTGCTGGTTATACTCAGGCTCCCGCATATACTGGCGATGGTAATGGCAGTGGAAATACGCAGCCTCCTCAGACTGCTGTTGCTAAAGCATCGCCTCAGACTTGATATTTTTGTCTCCCTTCTCTCATGGACTATCGTTTTTAGTTGTGTTTTACTGATCCTTATTTTTCTAGTGACACTATGTAGCGTTGCATTGTTTAGATGGAAAAAATCGTGTATTGATATTTTCTACATTATCCGGTTCTGTATGGTTGAATAGGAGCtcatttttatgttgtttgaaGTTGAGATGAAAATAACTTCCCATTTTTATGCTAGTTTCAGTTGTAAATAAGGCTTTAAGGTTTCGTTTGGAATAGAGATTTTTTAAGAATTATCTTATTATGAATTTAGTGATTTTTGTAAGTGTTttgagaaaaatttaaaataaaattatatccaaacgtaactttttaataaattatgaaaacaataatattttttatgaaagtatCTGTTAACACGGGTAACAGATTTTTGAATCCGATTCTGTAGAAATACATACAAACGAAGAAAGAGAGTATAATAGAATttgaaaacttataaaaaaaattgaccgTTTTTATACTTGTAAAagttaatacttttatttttcattttggtattttattgcCCAAGAATAGcatgttttattttcatctcttagtggattttgcataaaaattgaataatactTGATGATGCTTGTTTGGTTTAGAGTGTTAGATGgatgtgaaaaatgaaaattgtttaaaccAATTCCAACTCATATAATATTGAGCTAACATACACTAAAATCATATTCTAAAAAGAGGTAAGTCtgtcaaaattttctaaaaacttGCAACTATGGTTTAGATAATTGGACATGACACTTTTTTCAAAATCGACCAATTCaatctataaataaaactattgtaATGTCGAAAATTCAAATCTTTTCCCATAAAAcccaatgttaaaaatattagtgACTCTTGGAATATTATTGGTGAGCAAAACAGAAATGGGAATTGGATTTTCTCTTTTGCCAAGGCTATTTGAAACTGTGGATCATAACTTCtgataatttcattcaaaaaatatattttaatataaagtgaaagttatatatttatcgaaaataaaaaataaatattaaaaaagataacaaaGAGAAAGAGTAATAGGAATGCCGTTATCTAAATTATAAGTCAGTTGTTAATATACTAACTCATTATAAAGTTTCTCTTAagtcatatatatttattttttttcttataagattcttagatatttttaagaatttattaaagaacctcattaattaatattttttaattcaacccttattgttggaagaaaaaaaaagattggtTATAttctgaaaaaagaaaacttagtTGAATCCCTATTAAAGTACAcgattatacatttatttataaatacatccAATATTATCGTTAGtggaaaaatcattttttatgaggagtaaaaatgatttattatgaTGGGTAACCTGACATAATAGTTTTGGGCATCATAATAGGTCTGCACATTTTATGACGGACAGAAAAGTCCATAATAATAGGTCCTATTATGACGGACTTTCTGTCATCTATTataataggtccagtgtattatgacgAATTTTCActtatcaatcataatataGCGAATTTATTATGATGCAACTAAATTTACCTATGATAATATGTAGTGTTTTATGACTAAGATTTTTTCACCTGTCATAATATGTAGAACATATAAgtaattgttcacctatcataatatatatttttcagaaataagtttttattacaaACATTGTTCACCACCTAtaataaaaacttgttttgtaaaaataaatcattattacatttgacatatccattcaatttacaattaatttcctgtattataatcccatcaatcaatttataatcaatataacatgaaatgaacatattcaattaaactaacataatgaaattcattttaaacataataatatttaatacataatttgtacatcaaaccatatattaattccaaatataacattaacctATACTATTACATTGTAGTCAAGTTTCTACAATTtactaacaattaaaataaaagaaatccaCTTGTTTCTAGTGTCTTCAATGTCTAGAGTCCATTAGAGATGAATAAGTaaagatttataaataaaataattaagttagaaaaattttataatgaagaaattattttatcatactAAGGTATAGAATAACAAAAGATAAGACATAACCATGAAGGTCATTTTACAGATTGTTACATCTTGAACAATGGTCTGGATAAAGCCAGAGACTTGACCATTACTCCAATGATAAAATAATCACCATTATCATATAGCACAAATACTACAACAAGCAATATGAGTACGTACCaacttactttttaaaaatgacaTCAGGTTCACAAGCAAGATCAAGTAAACAAAAGCTTTTTAAAAGACAACAGAGACATGGAGCACCAAAATGTGATATACCTAGGTTGCATTTATGCTATCACGGTGAAACTGACATATCTTTCCAAGAAGTGAAACAACATTGTCATATGCCATTACGTTATCAAGGAAGTTGTGCATTTGGATGTCTTATCACAGTATCTAACCTTGAGAGTGTCTCTACAGTAGAgcagataaaaaataaaataaaaaagatatataattggCCGCGGAAAAACAGTTAAATGGTGGTATTGGGCAACTAACCTCCAACAAGGGGTTTGAAAACAAATCCACCAAACTCATCACACACACCAACACTATAAACAACAGCCTGCAAagacatttaattattttgagaaTATTATTATCCCAGATTATATTCTAAAAATGGAAAGCAACACTAATATATAGAAAACCAAGAAGGGGAAGTTAACTTTTCGAACATCTGGATATTCATCATTGCAAGCTTCTAGTAAGAATGGAAGGAAAGAATCATACTATTTGtgcaacaaaaagaaacatgtaaaaatatagAACAAAATCATTCAGGGTAAAGgggataaattttttttttgcaaggaAATGTAGAAAATCCACACAAGAACGAAAGACATGGGACTCCCACAAGGAGGAAGCACTTACTTGAGAGCAGTTTCACGACAGTGCTCAAAAACATCATCAAATATACAAATGGCAATTCTCCTTTCCTATGAGGTTTTATCTTAGCCCTGATATTGATTATCAATGGCGGAGGGACGAAATGGGAtcagaaaacaaaatggaaaaaatttctAAGCTCATAATttgtacaaatataaaaatgtccACATTCACAAATATAGACAAGTAGTTCAGTAGTAAATTAGTAATTGACATAATCCAAGTTATTTTCGTGTGCTCTGGGAAGGGGCATAAGAACATTAGCATAAAACCCAAATTTCATATAGCATTTCAGGAGGTTGCATCGTCATGATAGAGGCTAGTTCACGTGATATTATCCACTTTTTTCACTGGCTACATCGCCTTTTCCCTAATAAAAAATGGCATATATAACAATCAAGAAAAATGAATATCAACTTAGGAAAGAAAGATAATAGCtagacaagtttttttttttttcattcaaattaattGCCTTACAGAAAAACAtttcacaaaaaacaaaaggaaatgcCATGAGAGGAAAGATAGACAACTTCAAAGCAAGAACGCCAAAAACTTAAGACTAATTCTAGCatcaaatatgtattattagacAGACAGAAAgaagcttttatatatatatatatatatatatatatatatatatatatatatatatatatatatatattagtctAAGCTTAACCTGACAAAGAGTTTTAGATAAACGTGTTCTGTTAAGatcaataataatacaaaaaaaggTACTCAAATGTTTCCGTTGAAAGAGAAGTGTATAAATGTGGAAGAAATTCACTCTTAAAGGAGGGTTGTTAGAATTTAAAGTGTGAGTCTAAATCTCACATTCGATAGAAATGATTAGAGAATCTTGGATTTTAATGGTTTCTCTTTCATGTTCATCCATTCCTTCTTCCACCGTCATCTTTTTTTACCTCCCTTTTATCGGCATTACATTTGACTcgtccatatatgttttttttcccatgaaaaagatgaattttgttagtttgtttataGTCGTGGTGACTCTCCAATAATGATCTCTTTATCCACTAGATGACAACAATGCATTCCTcaaccttaatttgaaaaaagagatttacatggagcaactttccaaatttgttgctcaggagagtcttttgggt
This DNA window, taken from Vigna radiata var. radiata cultivar VC1973A chromosome 5, Vradiata_ver6, whole genome shotgun sequence, encodes the following:
- the LOC106761842 gene encoding far upstream element-binding protein 1-like, producing MAEEAQYSSGTESASLKRKYEDQSSDRPTGFSAGPATGIELAKQRAQEVAARLLSVTPPPPLDAKRPKPDNGAPSSGFDSYDAKPQYSAVPPVSYSHQGTSKKIDIPNGRVGVIIGKGGETIKYLQLQSGAKIQVTRDMDADPNSTTRTVELMGTPEAIASAEKLINEVLAEAESGGSGIVARRLTGQAGSDEFVMRIPNNKVGLIIGKGGETIKNMQASTGARIQVIPLHLPPGDTSTERTLKIDGTPEQIESAKELVNQIISGENRLRNPAMSGGYPQQGYQSRPPSNWAPPAPMQQPGYGYMQPGGYSGPSPQYNMPQPPYAGYPPQQPGGYSTSWDQSSAPPHQQSTHAGGYDYYSQQPQQPQNPGGPAPPGDSSAYSYSQPPSSGYSQPGQGYSQDSYNAYNAQSQSGYGQPQTYDQQQGYGSATTGYGSGNNQAQEGHTASYASQGDSGPAPSTQPTTQQGYPTSQQPSSNTANYPAQGTPQSGYGVPPTSQAAYGSQPQPGYGPGYGAPQSQKPSGNPPVYGQSQSPGAVGGYGQSAYPAQPPPSGYTQPQAETGAQRAPPSGYGAGQPGYGSQTYGAAQGGQPAYGQVPPPYSNSSYGAGYTQAPAYTGDGNGSGNTQPPQTAVAKASPQT